Part of the Nymphalis io chromosome 8, ilAglIoxx1.1, whole genome shotgun sequence genome, atacaacGGTGCATTgttttcatgttaaagcgatagttAGAAGAAAATTGACGGTGTGTGTTTTAACGCGTTTTGTCTCTAAATATAGTTTCCCAGTGAtgattatttatgccatagcatgacaaaaccttatatcgcatttttttatcattcataacctataattatttatcatgtaagtgctgccagcgtcagctaaaaatatgtcccgattttcgataaaaaatatcgattcgtcgacaatgtaaacaaaaacggagtccaataatagccAAAGGTGCtaggttatatataaatatgttattttaatttattctttgttCTATTTACCTAATGAGAACATTAATTAACATTCttcttgaatttataatattattacattccgaATCAAGaagttaacatagaaatatatgtggcaaccattctttatcaataatttaattgagtgttttagatttcaacagcTGAAGAGAATGCTAATACAGTACCATAAAAAGTTGCTGAAGCACTATTGATaacgaaaattaaaacaaacaatgaaACGGTTTTCGAGTGTagttggaaaataaaaaaaatatataataaatattaaaaagtaaaatttaaaaacctagtttagtttttattaactcATGAAAtgtatctcccaaaacaggaaATGCAGTTACTATGTTATACGActttatacgcacacattgacaaactatctctgtctcaatcgcggtttcacggtcCCTTgctctattagtttctctgtctacggtacGTAGGTAGATAGATACTATGTTTACAACTCACATGCAATACCTATCACCTATTGATACTTTCTAATTTTTAGCAACTTATTCGTTTTTTATGACGGCAACACTACTTTTGTGACGACGATTTTAaagtaaccgtaaccgtaacagtctgtgaatgtcccactgctcggctaaaggcctcctctcctctttttgaggataaggtttggagcttattccaccacgctgctccaatgcggtttggtggaatacacatatggcagaatttcagtgaaattagacacatgcaggtttcctcacgatgttttccttcaccgtaaagcacgagatgaattataatcacaaattaagcacatgaaaattcacgggtgcttgcctgggtttgaacccacgatcatcggttaaatttttttttttgcataataataataaataatctttattcacatacaAAGTTACAAAGCATATtgaagtccctgatttctgacctgtattacagaaatcagtgtCCCCTCTCATATTTTTTAGTGACAAAtcgttctatgtaaataaaaataagtgattaataattatttcatactgTATATTAGAGTGGAGTGTGtaggtatgtgtgtgtatgtgtgtataggtgtaatttgtttcacaaaatattatagcaaCAACAGTTCAGCTTGTTCATAATCTAGTCCTAGtagtcaatttttaataattactttagctTCACGATTACATAAgggatgtatattttttattttatttattttgttatacaaataaactgctttaaaatcatgttgtcgtttGGCTGAAGCTGTTCGACATATAACAGGTggacatacatttttaatgacCCGTTGCTTACTGTATTCGTCGGCATGATAGGGGGTGATTCTATGTTGTTGGATAACTAATTGATAGAAGTATAGTCTAGTATAGAAGCCTAACTGTTAGTTGACATTTTTCATACAACTTAGTTGTAGAAAATCTGTATGGGCTAGAGGTCATGACTTTTAAGATAGATCTCTGCGCTCTTTCCAAGTCTAATATAAAGGTTTTACAAGCACCACCCCAAGCTTGTATACAATATCCAATGACTGACTGACCtagtgcataatatattgtGCGCAGAAGATCTAAATCAGCAACGTGCCTCAACTTCTTGAAAACCCAAATAAGTTTTCTGGTGCGCGCAGTTGTGATGTCTATACGAGAGCGCCAGCTAAGTTTATCGTCCAAAATAACTCCTAGATATTTGACGGTCGTAGATTTAGCTATCTCAAAGCATGAACAGGAAGCAAGGGAATCACTGGGGTAGCTACATGTGTGAACCTTAAGACTAATGTTCTCTGGTTTTGTTTTGGCAAAAGAAAACTGAATAAATGAGGTTTTGGAGAGATTCAATGTCAACAGGTTAACACTAAGCCATTGATTGACTTTGTGGAGTCCTAATTGAGCATAATACCGTAATTTGTCCCAAGTCTCTCCGTGGAATACAAGCGCAGTATCATCCGCGTAGGTAAAAATTTTACCATTTCTTAGAGTTTGTTCACATAGGTCGTTAACATAGATCAAAAAGAGAGTTGGGACAAGAATACTGCCCTGAGGGACGCCACAAATGACAGGTGCCTGAGAACTGACGTGATCACCAATTCTAACTTGTTGTGAACGATTAACCAAAAAGTCCTTAAAGATCAGGAGCGGTTTGCCACAAATACCGAGGCATTCCAACTTGTTCACAAGAATGGGAATAGAGACGGTATCAAACGCCTTGGCTAGATCAAGGAATATACCTAAACACTTTTGCTTTCTATGTACCTGAGAAGTAACATAATTCGTTTAATTGATGACTGCGTCTTCAGTACTTTTCCCAGACCTAAAACCAAACTGTGAGGcagataaaattttgttatgttCCAGATAATTAATTAGTCTGTTATTTAGtagtttttctaatattttggaAAGAGATGACAGAACTGATATAAGTCTATAATTCGAAACTTGGTCTCGCTTCCCACTCTTGTGAACAGGAGTAATAAGCGATCTTTTAAAGACCTCAGGGAACATTCCATGAATTATGCAAAGGTTAAAGAGCTTCGACAGACCTGGGACTATTATATGCTTAGATAATTTTAGAAGCTGAGCTGGTACTAAGTCCCAGCCTGTAGCGCAATTATTTTTGAGGTTCATTATTAACAGTTCTATCTCTGCCTCATCTGGTGGTAGTAATACTATGGAATTACACTCTGGAGGAAACGTGAAATTGTATGAATTagtgttattttcattatacgCAGTTACAGTTTCGGCAAGCTGCTTCCCTATACtagaaaagtaattatttacagagtctatgctattatttatattattgttaggaCTTAAAAGATTTTCAGCTGATGTTTTCTGTTTTGTATAATCTATAATTGATTTGATTGCATTCCAAGATTCGTTATTAGCTTTTGCATTACGTAAAAgctaaaaagttttcaaaatTTCTTTTAAGCTTTCTCAATAGAGAGTTACAAAAGTTCCGGTATTGCTTATATGTAACCTCGAGCATTACGTTATTTGgttcatttttatgttttttgtgtAGTTTATCTCTATTCCGGATACAGCGTAGAAGTCCAGTGGCTATCCATGGTTTAAGTGTTCTTTTTTTACTAGGTATACGGCTAATTTCAGAGTTCAGTTTAAAAGAACCAGACAGTATATCAACAAACCTTGATGCTGCTTCATTAGAATCGCAAGATAGTGTGATAAAAGAGAAGTCCACTGCCTCTAAGTACTTAATGCAggcatcaaaattaattattttgtaagtgaTTGGTTTTTTAGACTTACAGGGGGCGAGGTCAATGCTGAGCAGTACTGAGGCATGGTCCGTTATGGTAGAATCAACTACAAATACTGATGCTCGAAAAACTGTTTTTAGCATAATATGGTCTAGACAGTTGTGCAACCTAGTAGAATATGTGTGCCCAGGCAATAGTCCCAGTTCAGCGGTTACATTTAGGTAAGCTGCACAGTTCCTATCAATAGAACAGGCTTTAATATCAATGTTTATATCTCCGGCAATTATCACGTTATTTCTCGGGATAATAGGacgaataatattatcaatagagTTTAAAAAGCTGTCTGTGCATTGTATGGACGGGGATCTATAAATAGCCAAAATGTATATGTCTGgttcaattttaataagtaaaaagttgCCTCCTATTGCTTCAGGTTCCGTTATAGAACATTTTATGTCTTTTTTCACGTATATGACTATACCATCGTTTTGATTAAGGCAATTACTcgagtaataataatcatagttTTCAATAGTAGGAATAGGTTTGTGACTATTTAACCAGCATtccgttaatattataatcaatcaatcaatcaacagacaatcgttgtccactgctgaacataggcctctcccaaggtgcgccaaagctccctgtcctccgccttccgcatccagttggtgcccgccaccttcttaaggtcttcggtccacctggctggagggcgccctacgctgcgcttgccgattcgcggtctccactctaggactcgtctgctccaacggccatcggtcctacgacatacgtgaccagcccactgccacttcagcctgctaattttgcaagtgttgtagtaaaaagtgaattaagaaaaagaatgcgtatttgtatacgaaataggggatctcattttgaacacgaattatgaataataaacagtgtaatttcgaaagtatggagtaactaaaaagattaagtattttgtttttgatttaaattcaaaattgcaatgacagctctggtttatctccttttttacctattacccctattaaaaataatctttaactactttgcattgaggtccttttgtctttgatccagatttaatttcttaacaatagcatttcttagaatttcctacctggtctctttgttatctaattttctcctgagtttatgattgttactgtactttttatgtaccgatggatagctaaggaaacgcagatgtttttaaaatgatccgcacgataagagccatagtgatttttacaaaaaaattgcgagtaacttaaagaatcaaaattaaaaatcgaaaagttgtacagttttggatctgtaatttaaaaatgcttgaagattgtttttgttttataactggttattattaactaggatgtaccctagcaagaaatacaaaaaaaaatagggaaaatacgttgattttttttttattgaattttagaatcttaaacatcctttaaataaaaaaaatattaaaaaattaataactcgaaaacgatacacttttgcataagcattttgggggtcatttgatagctattgtcctgaactataaccctttaaaaggattgtgacatattaccctgtaaccctgtatatactacgaatattttgacaaaatatcTTAAGATAACCAGCAGAacctatatttaataagttgcaAGTTTGTTTATCACATAAATACGCAGATCCAGATACGCAGATTGAGATAATATCATTTGAATCAATCATTGCAAATGACAGGTATTAATTTGGTACAAAATAGAATGTTAAAGAATACATGCTTTGTAAGAACTAGGAATGCTAATTGTAATAAATCTGTATTGAGATTGCTATTTATGAAACATATTattgtgtatatgtgtataaaagTTAGTCGAGTTACATGTGAGTGAAATATGTGTACTTTGTGGAACAGTATATATAAAGCAACAAAAGAGGGGTTGTTACAGTGACATAATTTGATGAGTAAATTAAGTTTAACATTAAAAAGGCATATCAAACGTAAGAGATAATTAATTGCAAAGGGCAAACAAAGagcataaatacaaattaccgCCAGTCATCTTTCTTGACGTAGTCTGTGAAGGTCttcttcatttttaatatgGATTTGCTTGTGGCCGTCCATTCTTCGGAGGAACACCTTCCCGAAAGCAGTCCAACAGTACTTGTATTCATTTTCTCTCGCAAAGTTGCGTGCCAGATAGTATACACGATAGGTATTCGGGGTCAACTTTTCAGAAAGGAAGACTGGTTTGGCCGGTCAATTTAATATCAGGTGGGTCGTGTTGTGTTTATTTTCCTTTTGCCTATTATTAAACTGTCGAGCGCCtttaatcatattttctttAACATAAGCACTGTTGAAGTCGATTAGTATCGTTGGCGCTTCCTTTTTCCCGTGCGGAATACATCCCTGATATCATGCCGTTCAATTGGAATTTTAAGTACCTTAGATATTTCCTTCACAATCTCGCAGATGTCTTCTAATTTTTTTTGgcacatttttaatttcaaactttagattcacgcgttcttaccactgtgccatctctGCTCGGCGGATTTTAAAGTAGTAAAGGCATATAAATAGGCTCTGATCTGTTCTGGAGTTCTTACAACGGTGCCAAATCGATTGGCGATACATCCAAGTGCTGAAAGGCTTGCATGCCGCTGCTGTTATGACCGTCAAAGTACAGAATCAGCAGTCTGACCCTATCCTCttgcatcgaggagtgagacaaggggatatcatttcaccgaaattgttcaagacgctgcactggtaagggcggggcataaacataaacggcgtgtacctttcgcacttgagatttgctgacgatatcgtcatcgtggcagaaaccgtgcaggacatgcagtatatgctgagcagcccggctgattcttctgctcgaattggtctccggatgaacttggacaaaaccaagataatgttcaatgAACACGTCATtccggaaccaatagctcttaacggagttTCTCTCGAAGTTATTCAGGAGTATGTATACCacgatgattttatttatttattttgaacaaaaataaataaataaaatatcgtcatcgtggcagaaaccgtgcaggacatgcaatatatgctgagcagcctggctgattcttctgctcgaattggtctccggatgaacttggacaaaaccaagataatgttcaatgaacacgtcagtccggaaccaatagctcttaacggagtttctctcgaagttgttcaggagtcTGTATACCTTGGGCAACCTTTGTAGTTGGGTtgaaacaacttcgagagggaggcacgaagaagagtacagctgggctgggcagcgtatagaaaactcggtcaagtcttttcgtcacggataccgcaatgcttgaaaaCAAAAATCTTCAACGAGTGTGTCTTActaccggttatgacctacggagccgagacgtggacactgacagtgcgtttggtccaccattttaaggtcgctcagcgagctatggagagggctatgctcggagtttctctgaaggatcgaatcccaaatgtggtgatccgacagagaaccaaggttatcgacatagcccaaagaaTTAGTACGCTGAAGTGGTAGTGGGCTGTACAcgtatgtcgcagaaccgacgaccgttggagtagacgtgttctggggtggagaccacgccttagcaaacgtagcgtaggacgccctccagctaggtggagtgacgatatacgcaaggtggctggcagcggttggagattgagagctgaaaatcgagctcagtggcgtgccattggagagacctatttCCAGCAGTGGACGCAAAAAGGGTGACGATGAAGGCATATAAGCAAATCATAATCtaaaatctatttagaaattttaaaggCCAGTACCCTAGCTATTTATAAAGCTACTTAAAGAAAAACTTTGACAATCAAAAAATGTACGCGAATCACAAAAGTAATATCCAGTTATCTATCACCGGGGCCAGACAGTTGGCGGGTATTACTGTATATGATTTGCTATCGATAACGGTAAGAATTCAGATCAATACAAGTTATTGCCCAGGATTTTTTTCACTTTCAGAAAGAATCTGAATTTCAGCGTACAGAGGTCGACATAAGACTATAATATggcaatgaatatataatttatctggTCCTGATAGCAActaaagacaatttttttttaaataatatatataattctacaaAGTAGATcatctacattttttatatttagaacgaTATTGTTGCAAtgaggaataataaataattataaacaatgcactaaactatattttataataataagtccttttaacaaaattattttattttgaaaataagaaaTCTTTTGCTAACACTAACATGCTCTTACAGTTACTGAAAAGATgaagaaaagaaataaaagcaatatagaGGGTCAAATGGTAATAAAAGAAAACcagatttatcaaaattatttttactgatgtaattaattaaaaatatataataactataaaacacTTATAATGCACAATTGTAATTGGACGGATTTGAgattcaaaacaaataaaactaatactatttctaatatataacaattaccataaaatagtgaaaataccacaatatataaaaatacatctatgtattaatttattgctataaaatttattactgcttatatatatttatttatctagtgTGATGTATCacacacttaaaatataatagtaattattggATTACATCAAACATCttcaaacttaattttttttaagaattagattAGATTTTTTAGGGTCAATATTTAGTTATCAAGGAGAacttacaaacaataaataaattgatcaaTCAATAATGATTATTCGAATTACATACAGCAAAATGTTCTAACTCATTTGCGGatgttcaaatatataaaatgaattcaatCAGACAAAGGtaatatttcaacaaatatACTTATCATGTTAAGAGAATAAGGTAATGGAAAAGTCTTTCACAAGctgaatgaatataaatacactaagaaaaaaagttttaaaatgttatgttaattatCATTGATTGCTCACTAAAGCAAAGTCATCAAACTATATGATCATGATTTAATTCAAGATTTTCTATCCttctaagaataataaatatgttgtacCATCTACTGAGAGTAGCTTAGGAGGTCactactgtactgtatatagaAATCATTATTTTCTGAGACTAAAAggcaataaaatgttaaataattgacaaaattaaaaaaatagtatcaattaaagtttaaattaataatattttaaacaaaaagtcCAGTACTTTTATTCAAACAAgctccattttttttaatgagtctTGAATATTGATTATTTGTTAAACTAACTtacttcttataattaaaagtactcCTAATAACATACCAATAGCAGGTTTCAATGTTCCACTGCCACTCTGTAAATAAAAAGATGTtttttgattacaaaaataagcATTTTATACCAAATGTCCCGAAACTCTAAATCATTAAAACAGTAAGAGAAAAACCATTTCACACAGTCCATTGTTTTAGGGGCATTCTTTAATCAattgttgattacaagtaattAAGGTATGTCGTTCATTTTACTTACGATTATGTAGTAGTTGCATCTGTCGCCTTGACAGCAATCTGAACACACCCAGTCTTGATACCAAATATGAGTACAAAGAGGCATGTTACGCTGCCTCATTATAATACATTCTTCCTTCTCAGAACatctttttgatatataatattgtttttttgcgCCTTGCGACCAATACGGAGCAGTTCCCCACTTTATTTCAGTTAGGCAAACAGTCTCATTGTTGGTGCatgttttaatagttttaatacatttttctgAATTATCTTCTTGTGAATCACAAACATAGCATTCGAGGCAATTTACTGTAAAagcataaacataataaaaacacgtaataacttgtttataggcatacttaaaataactttttaaaatttacctcCAATAAAAGAAGTAcataataaaagtgaaaaaattaatgtatttctaGTAAACATGGTAATTATATCGAAGTATAAGTTTTTGATATTGCAATTTCTAtagctaaaatttattttgtttaagaaaacaaacttcttaaatataagttatacgGGTGTGGCAGTTTGTTTGGCAGATAAACAAATTCTAATTTGAAGTTTGAACTACCCATAAACGTCATTGAATCAGTTTCACTCAGTTGATAgataacagattataaaattatatgcagtGGTTTACCGAGCATATAACGTAACCcttaaaatcttagttttaGATAATGATAATTTTTCAGCTATATctccaaaatttatttattagctgtTATGCATTTTAGGTTAaatcacatttttatatttgatgcGAATATAATTTCTGCTATAAGCATTATAAAACCAATGATA contains:
- the LOC126770110 gene encoding uncharacterized protein LOC126770110 → MFTRNTLIFSLLLCTSFIGVNCLECYVCDSQEDNSEKCIKTIKTCTNNETVCLTEIKWGTAPYWSQGAKKQYYISKRCSEKEECIIMRQRNMPLCTHIWYQDWVCSDCCQGDRCNYYIISGSGTLKPAIGMLLGVLLIIRSKLV